TAGTACCCCTGGGTTAACCTCATTCTGAGAACTCTCCTTGAGCGCACCACATGTTGAATTAATAGAAAGGATTCCACTCTTCATGACAGCTTCCAGCAAATCACTCATGTTGGATTGTCCTGTAGCTTGAGAGGCAATAGAAAGGTCTGACGCATTTGCAGTTGCTGACTTAGAGTCAAATATTCCCACTTGAGATGCATCAGGTAGTTCACGCATAATTGCGTTTTTAAACTGACTACTTGAAGATGGGAGCCGTACAGAGTCATCCCTGGGGACATTCTGAGATTTTGCTGGAAACCGGGAAGCCCTTGGATCACGTTGAGGAAGGGAGTGAGCTCTTCTAACATCTTGCTTGGTCACATTCTGTTTAGAAGTTGAATCCTGTAAAGGCGACTGTCTATCTAAGCTTGGCAAAATTCCAGAGCCGACAACCCTAGGTTGAGGCTGAATTCCCTTTCTAGCTGCAGTAGAGGTTGCATTGATAGAAGAAAAAACTTCTGAATCATGCAACGATTGTGGAGAAGACGTCCAGTGGCCATAAATACTTGGATCTTTTTGTTCGTTGGAATATGTTGAATTCACGGGGTCGAACCTTGGGTCCAGAGCTGAAAACCTTGGTCGTTTAATAAGGTGGGTTTCCGATCCCTACAAGATGGGAGAAGGTTAAGAGTCAACAAATTAAATGAGACGcatcaaaataaaaaggaattcAAATTACTATATCGCTAACCAGTCTCTCTGATTCATCTGGTGCAAGAAGCTCATTCTTTGGGTTGATAGTGGCAACATCAGTTTCTGATAACCTTGAGTGCATATCCCACATAAACTCTTCTTCCTCCGAGTTTTTCCAACTATCATAAGGTACACCTATATTTCTGCTGGGACCACTTGATTCCAAATTTTCTATTCTAGCGATACCATAGTTGGAAGTTCTGCTTTTAGTATGTAACCCATCCCTTTGGTCAGAAATCAGATCAGGACCCCTGCTCATAGCTCCGTACCATGGTTTCTCACATCCGTCATCAGTAACCCTTGAACCAACTTTCTTAATCACCGATCTAGAGTTATGGGGTAGATCAGAAGCATAATCATATTCCCCTGCTATTGACTCAATATCTTTCTCGTACAGGGGTTCACTAGGTCGCCGAATGGTCTGAAATTTAAATACACAATCAGTAGACCGCAGttaaatataaaactgtaacCGTGCCAAGGCAAAATCCTCTTACATTTACTTTAGCTGAACCTATCCACGAGCCTCCAGATGCTATGCTTGAAACTCTCTCCAGTCTATCTGAATCCCTAGTCAAATTGGGTTCGATCTCGGGGACATCAGTAACCATTCCTTTTGTCTGCAAAGAAAACCGAAATACACTCAGGCCACTATTATTTAGGTAGGTAAATAGCCTCTACTTATATCCAGAGACCTCAGGACCCTATGAAAGAATTTGATTGCAGCCATCAATAGTTACGCTGCTATCTAAAAACCAATAAACATATGTACCCTACATTTATGAACACACTTAGAACAGAGAATTCCTGAAGGTTAGGGTGTATCATCACTAATAACTATAAGTGGCTACAAATTTATTTGGTCTTTGCTTACCCGTCCAGACTGTTGAAGGCGCTGCCTTTCTAGATACTTGGGATTCACATGGATGCTATGTGGCGGGCGCTGAGATTGCGGATCACCTCTGGCTGTGGATACAACAGCTGCTGAACCATCACTTTTAGCATTAAAACCAAGTTCTTTCTCTATAAGTTGAAGTGTTTGCGGATGAAAGACTCCTTTCCAGGTTCCAAAGAGATGCCGCATATTAGAATGCATAGGAGGGTCAACTTGCCTGTAAGCCTTAACAAATACCTTCACAGACGNTCAGAAGCATAATCATATTCCCCTGCTATTGACTCAATATCTTTCTCGTACAGGGGTTCACTAGGTCGCCGAATGGTCTGAAATTTAAATACACAATCAGTAGACCGCAGttaaatataaaactgtaacCGTGCCAAGGCAAAATCCTCTTACATTTACTTTAGCTGAACCTATCCACGAGCCTCCAGATGCTATGCTTGAAACTCTCTCCAGTCTATCTGAATCCCTAGTCAAATTGGGTTCGATCTCGGGGACATCAGTAACCATTCCTTTTGTCTGCAAAGAAAACCGAAATACACTCAGGCCACTATTATTTAGGTAGGTAAATAGCCTCTACTTATATCCAGAGACCTCAGGACCCTATGAAAGAATTTGATTGCAGCCATCAATAGTTACGCTGCTATCTAAAAACCAATAAACATATGTACCCTACATTTATGAACACACTTAGAACAGAGAATTCCTGAAGGTTAGGGTGTATCATCACTAATAACTATAAGTGGCTACAAATTTATTTGGTCTTTGCTTACCCGTCCAGACTGTTGAAGGCGCTGCCTTTCTAGATACTTGGGATTCACATGGATGCTATGTGGCGGGCGCTGAGATTGCGGATCACCTCTGGCTGTGGATACAACAGCTGCTGAACCATCACTTTTAGCATTAAAACCAAGTTCTTTCTCTATAAGTTGAAGTGTTTGCGGATGAAAGACTCCTTTCCAGGTTCCAAAGAGATGCCGCATGTTAGAATGCATAGGAGGGTCAACTTGCCTGTAAGCCTTAACAAATACCTTCACAGACGTAAAACGATGGAAATCAGAGATAAAGTTGCGAGGTAGAAGACATTCTATGACCATGAGTATCAACAAAGCACCAAACCTCAGGCAGCCTGGCACCAAAGTATTTAATGTAATCTCTTCCGATGTTCTTCACAATGCTGTCTAACAGGTACAGTGTTGGCAGCTTCTGATCACTTGGTACCTGCATAATACTCTTCTAATCAGATACCCAGAAGAAAAAAGGCCAAATTGATCTCACAGACAGTAACATTGAGTATTTCCGCACTTAAGGGCCTCTAAAGGTAATAAAAAATGTCAATAACTTAATGGTTAACTAGAATCAAAAGCACAAACCATGATGACATTCAAGCTAATACTAACATATATCCTGACAACTAGGAATCCAATAATAGACACAAATAACCATTAGACAATCCTAATGACATCTATAAGCCCAGTATGGCAGAGTGAAAACACTAGCTGAAGTGAGAAACAGTGAAATAGCAATTCTTGTTTCCCCACCCACTTGATTGATCAGGCTCCTTCAATTGAATGCTTCCTTGCTACCCAAAGATGAGTAAAAGCTGTTCAAGCTTTCTGGAGAGTATGCAGTAATCAGAAGCCACCAACAGAAAACACTAAAAAACAGAGCTTATGAGAGCTCTTGCTAAAAGGTAAAGTGAGATACAAACAACTCCAATGCTGACAAAGAGACTACACATTCCTACAACCTAACCTCAGTACAATCACATGAGGAGCTGAAATATGCATTCCTGATAATTGAACAAGAACATAATGGTTACATGGGCAACATCTATTCTAAAAGGTAGTTAATAACATAGTGTCAGGAAACAGGTGCCTGTTCAAGTGACAATTTTACAGAATGGGATGAACAAGTTCACAGAGACTATGAGCTTCGTTTCAAAAGAAACGATTTGCGACTTGAtgagaaattataaaaacaaatagatCCCAGAAAAGATACTAAGATTGCTTCAAAAACTCGAATTTCTCATTGAACCTCGTATACAGATATCAACAAATCTCAACCACCACCTTCACCTTATTTACCATATATCGTACAAATTACTCAAACAAGAAAATCGAGATTTGGCACGGAGTATAACAACAACACTAACTATAACAGTGGGCATGAAAACTGGGTGTTCACCTCGAGGATGTTGTTGCAAATAGTGGAAACGACGGCTTTAGCAGCGTGAACATTCTCTCCAGCGATTATCGTAAGGTTTGTTATTATTGGCTTCGAGTTGAAAGTGAGCTCAGCCAGTGCCGACTTGTACTGGTTCACAAGCTCGTAATGTGGATGAACCGGCTGTGGCTGGTAAGCCTCTCGGCTCGGATCACTGACAATATTACTCTCAGTTTCTCTGCCACTAACCCGAAATCTCGACGTCGCCGGTTGTGGTACTGTCACCGCCGCAGCCGTACCAAGCGTTCTCTGCGACGAAAATTGCCGCACGTTGGGATTTACAGGTCGGATTGGTTCCTCGCTGAGCCTGGGTTTCTTCATCGGACCTGGATCTCTGGATCTATCAAACGGCCTACGCGAATTAtccatttttcaaaaactatacaacacaaaaaaaaaatgcctgCCTTTAAATTAACCTAATCGGCAAAATCGATTGCAGTGACAACAAATCCTCGTTAAAGAGAACCAGAACATTACAGCAATCAGTAACCCTAAGTTACAATCTACAACTGAGATGCATAACGCGAGTCTGCGAGGAAGACGGAGAAGAGATGAGGAATGCTTCGGATTCGGCAAAAATGGCAGAGAGTTTGGACAATCTCCGATCAATTAGGGTTGCGAATTGGGGATTTTAAGGAGAAACGacgagaccaaaaaaaaaaaaatagaaagaaaaaaagttaataatattAGGTCTATTTAATGGCCCAAATTTCATGTATAATATAGGCCCATCATCTGATTCAGACAAAAGTTAACCGAGATCATATATCGAACCAAATCTTGAATTGAGTAAACCCAAAGCTAAACCGTCAACAACAATGCAAAAAACGTAACAGAAACTAATCGTCAAATCAAGTTGGGAAATAAGTTATAAAACTAGTCTGTCACTGTGTTTCTTGTGTGACTCATATATGACACAAACAAAGACGTACTAAATTGTGTGTTACCACTAGAACTGTTAGCTCTATCTATGTTTCACATTTTACATTGGCTAATGTTGCAGAAGGAAAACCAAAACGTCTTGTCTTCTTATATTTCATTGATACTCTCAAATGATACCGAAACAGAGGAACAAAGAAAACTAtctcttcttttattaattCAACTAATAGTCAATGAATATTGCAAACAATGATTAACACCAATCTATTCTAGTCACTATGAGTAGGAtacattaaataaaacaaaaatccaaaataactAAGAAGGCCTTGAGGTGATGTTGACGATTCCGTTGAATCAGCTAGTTTTGTACAGTTTGCTTGCTCTCTAACCATATAAGTCATATTTATTTGCTTGCCTACTTAGCACTCTCGGTAGCCCGTGACTTCATTTTTCTTACAGGGAAATGCAATCTCGCAATCAAAGGTTTTGGTCCTCTTGTTTTACGGTCAAATCCACGTACACATACATAACCTACAAGGTTTAAAAGATAAGTTAAAGTTTCGGAAAAACAGATATTGGTGTAGCTTAAACAAAATGTTGTGACACTTCTACCTCTCCAGAAGCATTGTTGTATCGTCTCTGTAGGTAAACCTGAAAAGAATAGCTCAACAATGGTTAGAACAACTTTCTTTTATACGAACAATAACATCACATTCCAATAACGAAAATCTTAATACCTTTGAATATCGTAGGTATAGAGGTTCCAAAATAGACAGTTCTTCGGTGCAAATCCCATAACCACTCCCTTGGAACATCGATTGGGTCTAGGCTGGATGCATGATCCGCAAACACCTGTATATAGAATTCATCTGGATGTTTcaatgcaaataattaaatcaacGAGTTCGATATATTGGAGTTCAAGACTCACCTCATTAACTTGAAAATAAGTCCCATTCAGAGGGAAACTACCTCTCATTGCGGTTCTACATGGAATCTGCAAGAATTTACAGCATATTATATGTTGTAGAAACATAAGAGTAGTTAGTAGCAAAAGGAGTTTGATGCAATTACTTACCAAGATTGTCCCTCTTACAGTCTGAGATCTTGCCTCCTTGATGTTGTTGCATGAGAAACAAGTCTCCTCATCACAAAGCTTACCATTTGCTTGGGATATACACTTACTTACAGATGGTTGAATGGAATCAGCCGTCTCACCTGTTCAAAACCATAACGATTAAGAAACCTTTTTATCAAACTGATTCTGATTTCATGATTAAAAGATTTGCAGATCACTAAATAATTGCTAGATCACCTGGCGTCCAAATAGCAAGCAAGTACGAACAAGGGTCATCAGGTTCTCTCTTCTCCAACTGTCACAAACACAAACAGCTCGTCAGAATTTAGATATTGACAGACTATAAAATGTGTCCTTGTCTAGTTTTTTTTACATACCTCCACTAGAAGAGGATGTGAGTCTGGAAGTTCATAACTGCaagatacaagaaaataaaacagaaccaAGTTATAAAGAAGTCAAGATGAAGTTTGTCAGCTTCCCCAACTTACGAGTAAATGCTTGGTTTGCCACTTAACGATTTACTGTATCAAAGCTTATTGTAACCGAATTTACTTTTGATTTCATTTCAACCTAAGACACGATGAATAACAGAGAAAAATGGATACGTACACTTGATGTTCCGTTCTTAACTGGCTGATATTCTTGAGCTTTGGCATTGGAAGAGAAGCAGCTTCAGCAGTAAGTGCAACTAAAGCGGTGGACATGTTTCGGACTTGTAGTTCCTTATTGTGTTCCATTATTTTCTTCAAGTTACTGGTAAATGCATCCGTGTTTAGCCTGATTGTAGGAATTTCTTCCGGATCCTCAAAAAATGCATCTTCTATATCAGCTATTGATACTTGTGCGCTTTCTGGCTCTGGTGATGCTGGCTCTTCGATTATTGGTTCACAAAACTTGACCTTGTTTGCAGGTTCTGAGTGCTTTACTACTTCTGAACCTTGCTCTCTATGCAATGGTTCTGGCAGGTAGAGAGGCGAAGGGTTTTTATCAGGTGTCCCCATATATTTCTCTGTGCCAGGTAAAGCAAGCCTTGCGCTGTAAAACAAGTGAAAGTTACTAAAACGTTTTTGTACCAATTCAAAGCTAGTTCAAGATACGGATCAATTCTCATTTACTGGGGTTATATTTGAATTATGGGTTTCCTCATAATGGTACTAAAGGTTTAAGAGAACATTTTGTAATACCTTGCAAAAGCACTAGCAAAATGTCTGCATTCTCCTCTCATCGGACATGCATTGCAATTAGGTTTGCTCTTTGTGCAAAACACCTGAAACAATTATCAAGTAGATTAATAAAACCTCATCATGTTACCTGCTGTTTTTTCATACAAAGATATGTGTATACTGTTTCATACCTTTCCGAAGGTAATCATTTGGTAGTGCAACTCATACCTGTATGAGATAATACAACATTAATCTAATGAATGGGTCTAGTAGAATTAGGTATGAAAATATTACAAGATAGTGCTAAACATGATGAGAGGTCTTACAATGTTTTCTGGTCGAGTTTGCAAAGACGTGGCCAAAGATACTTTTGAATAGATTCAAGAATAGGATACCTGAATATACTAAACCCCAAATGTATAAGTAATAAACCACAATTTCCAAGTAGGACCATTTGTAAAGTGCTCACATTTCTAGAAGATGCAACTGAAGTGACTCAGGGAGTGGCTGAAGGGGTACCCATCCTAGTCTAACTGCTATGCGAGCAACGTTTGTATCAACCTGTCAATGAGTTTTGCCTTAGGTTCATACATCATATAATTCACATCACATGGACAGCAATAAAGAATGGTCATGGCTTACTGGAAACGCAAGATGATGCAGTGTTAGAAGCCGCACACACTCCACACTTTTTAGGCCCAATCCTCTAAAACTCAAAAGATATTCTCTGCATGATTGTATAGTATATGAGAAATACACAATGCAGTATTAAATCATTGACGCTTAACCGCCTAAGTTGTAATTTTTCTATATggcattaaataaataaacaaaaaaacataaaatacttTTCTTCAAACTCACTTTGCTTTATCAGGTGGAATGTCTCTCAACCATTCCAGATCAATACTACCGTGTTCAATAACCAGTCGATTAAGGAAGCCCTGCATTATTTTCATGTTCACAGTCAACTACTTAAAAAGAAGTAAGCATATATGGTTCATCCCAcatttcttgattcttttcaTGTTTAACCACATGTAAAGATAAAACTGTACTTGTATACGTTCCGCAAGCATATGGTTCATCCCACGTTTCTTGATTGTTTCGGCAACTACACTAACATCCACCGTTCTTATCGCCTCCCAGTCCACTGAGTCCATTGTCCTTgttgatttttctctttttccttctctAATTTGTGCTTCTCTTCTTGAACTATCCCAATCAAACGCCTCCTTTTTCTGCTTTAAAACCTTTTTACCTTTTGCATTTAAGGTAGTATCATCTATAGGATTGAGCTCTTTGCACGATGAGTCTTCAAGCGGTCTAGAGTCAGGACCTGGTGGCGTTTCCGTGTCTTCTATGACATCAATACAACTAGTGCTTTCATTAAGATCTGGAATCTGGAAGCTGCCTTTGTGTTTTTTCGAACAGCGTTCAGGCATCTCATGTTTCTGACAACTCAAAACACCCCCATCCTGTTGATAGCTACAATGTGGTTCATAACTATCATCAGAAGATTTTGTGGTCCCTTTCAGTGATTGTAAATTCTTAACTTCTGAGCTACAATCACCGGGAGACATATTTGGTGATACTTGGAAGCTTCCATGATTGCTTGAGACCCCAATTTCTTGGCTTGAATTGTCACATTGACTCTTTTGATTGGGCTCTTCTTGTGAGCCTTGTACGCCCAATAGGAGCTTCAGATAGGAAGTGCGATACTCTCCTTCTAAGCTGATCTCGGAGCTTGATCCTGGTCTCTCTGTATTTTGAGGAGCATCAGAAACCGTTGACCGTTGGAATGTAAGTGCAGAATCTTCAGACGGAAACAGGTTTAAAATAAGGCACTCCTGATCTGTATTACCAACCTCTACACTTGAGCCTTTTCGATCTGATTCCACATACATCTTTGAATCCGTGGTTTTGCAAActgattcatgggctgagctggCAATCTCACTACTGCTTCTGGAGGTTTCATTGCTATGTTCATAGTCCTTCTCCTCATCGGGCTctgtgttttttaaaataacagaACACTGACTGTGACCGGGTGGGCTTGACATCGACTCCTCTGAGTCCAAGTAAGTTATTTGAATAGAAGGTGTCGAGCTTGTTCCAACGTCAAAGTTACTGCCGGGTACTGAAGTCACGGGAAACTCTGAAGCAAGTGACATGAAAGCAGAGctagaaggaaaataaaaaaaattagataagcTAGTTTTGTGACTTGTAGCTGTCTCGCCGTCTTGGATTTAGTTTCAACATAGAATTATACCTTGAGAGATGGTCTGAAACGTTTTGCGTGAGAAACACTCCAACAACAGAATCAACAACGGATCCCTTCCAAGGTGTAAAACGGCGATCCCCTATTTAGATAACCCGAAGACCATAACAAAAAGTTATCTCTGAGACATACtaattgaaagttgaaaccGTGTGGTTAAATCAAAACTCGCATAAGGACTAGTGTAGTGTATAACCTTGTACAAGATGCATCCGTGCTATAAATGAGTCAGCTCGTCCTCGAAACACATTACGTTCTTCCTCCCACCATTTCGCCTTCTTCTCATCTGATCCGTCAATACCCTCGCTATTAATATTTTCCAATAGCAGTCTCCAGACTTTTTCTGTCTCATCATCTAGGTCAACCTTTGGTCTTGGGCGCCGTTTCTTAACAGGAGTTATAGGCACAATTGCTCCAGCGCCACCGCCGTAGAGTACAAGCTGGTTTTCTTGGGGTTTCACTGAGTAAGGAACGATAGCAGTTTCACAGCTCTCCATGTTGATATCTAATATACGCAATTGTTCACTGATTGCTTCGACCAGTTTAGGTTGTTTCCAAAGTTCATCTTGGGAAAGACCTGCAGGAATCaaacatcatcaccatcaacaaATAGTCTGCGTTCAATagattcaagaaaacaaagaaatgtagTTCATTACCAGAAAATGAAGCTGGAAACTGGCAGTGATTTGGAAGAAGAGTCTTCTGCTTGGTTTGTGATTTCTTAGACTTGGTGACTCGCTTCTTTTTGCTCCTGGTCGTCTTTATCGGTGTATCTATCTTATCCGGAAGAACATTAAACTCAAACTGTTTCCTTCCTTGGCAGATACCTTCCCGTTTTTCTTGAGTGGTTAGAACTGTATCAGCACTGAGCTGAGAGGTGAAACCGTAGCAGTTATAATCAAAGGCAGAAACATCCTTACGTTGTTGCCCAGCCAATGGTGTGCTGCAAATGGGTTCAGATCTGATCCCTTCTTGTTGCAAGTTTGGGAAATGCAGCCAATTCATTTTCTGATAGTCACATACCTCATCATACTGAATCCCTGATAAATTTAAGTCACCACAAGTTGGTTCTTTTGCTTGTCTTCTCTTTGCAGCTTGTGCGATAGAAAGATCAACTCCTTCTTGATTACCAACATTCTTCTTTGGTTCTGAATCCTTTCTTTTACCTTGGCTGCGTTTTCTCTTGGTCGTGCTAGGCGAAGAAAGAAGGCAATCTTTTGACTCTTGATTAGTGGAACCTAACATCTTTTCTCTAGGAGCTGATTCCGTCTCATCTCCGTTTTCAGGCTCAAAATCCAAGACTCGTCTACAGAGCTTCTTAGCACGAGTTGGAGTTTTTACAGGTGCTGATGGTTCAACCGGAGTAGATTCTTGATCCTTATTGACTTCCACCTTCTTCCGCACATATTTCCTCCTCGGTGTTTTGCTTTCTTGTCCATCGACAACAACAGATTTCCTTGGAGCTGGCGGTTTAGGTGCCTTCTTGGGTTTAGCTTCTCTAACAACCTTTGGcctatgcttcttcttctttggtttgtCAGGAGTCTTGATGAACTGTTCAGCAACATTGTTACTCACAGAGCTTAGAATCTCCACTGCTTCGTTACCTTTTTGCATAATTTCTGTGTTTCCTACATTGAGAATAAGATATTTCTCAGTCCAACTTAAAAATTTGTCAAAGCAATTTCATTTCTAATCAGAACCAGAATCAAAAACCCTCTTACTTGTAGGTTCTGAGACCCAAGGTGGTGTCTGGCCGGAGAAATAGACTGATGCAACATCGTTACTCATTGTGCTGAGACAATCCACAGCTTCATTACCTTGTTGCATTATCTCTGAGTTTCCTACATTTGAAAATCAGATTTCTCAGTCCAACTTATACAGAATCAAATTCTCTGATCATGACAGTAACCAAAAGCCCTCTCACTTTCTAAGGGATTACTAGCCCAAGGGGTGGTCTGATCGGAGCAATAGACTGGTGCATTGTTGGATAGAGCCAGAAAATCGCCAAAAGACAACTGATCAAGACCACTCATGTCCAGTCTCCTACAAAGATCACTTCCTTAAGCAACTTAACTACCAAACACGAAATCATTAAAAGTTTCTCAAATTTAAGACAAAAAGGACTAACCTTTCCTCCAACTGATTCCAATGAGCTTGTTCCTCAACCGTGTTGGGGCAAATCGGAGAAATATTATCTCTGATCATCAGACCGGAATCATAAGCCCTTGTGGTTTCTAAGGCATTACAAGGCCAAGAAGTCTGACCAGAGAAATAGACTGGTCTAGTGTTTGATAGAGCTAACAAATCACCAAAAGACAAGTGATCAAGACCACTCATGTCGAATCCCCTACATACATCAATTCATACATCACTTTCCTTAAACAATCTCACTCCAAACACGGGACCTTTGAAGAACAAATTTTAGAACAAAAGGACTCACCTTTCCTCCACTTGATTCCGATGAGAATGTTCCTCTTCCACCACCGTGTATGGATAGATCGGATCCACCGTGGGTGTCTGAGGAATCATCCAtggaggttgttgttgttgaatactaaagctttcttctctcctcctttgttcctccatttcttttttttactctgtttttggtgTTGACTCTTTCTTCACTCTTCTTCCTCCCTTAATCAATAACCATTTTATCTTCCTCTGTAAAATTTCTTATCTTTTCACTgcaaaatcattttttggttttgcagagaaatgtgaataaaaaatttgaagagTAAAAGAAAGAATGTATTAAGATCCACTTTTTTCTGAATGGgtttaaaaagatatatctcCGCAAGTCATTGATATTGGGTGAGAGAGTAGTAGTAGCGAACATGAACGATTAATCCGTTAGCTATAGAGAGAGTAGATAGAAGAACGAAGACTATAGATCAGATATAACATTGACAAACAAACGTTAACATTGTTTACCAAAATGCAAAAAGATAGAAACAAAACTTTTACCAGTGATTGAATCAAAGTGATAAAGTTTGTGAAGAGGAGGAGTATCAGATTCTTTGTTGTTGCTTCCTTTCTTCGAAACgatgaaaagttaaaaaagagaTGTTTATTAGAGAGACAACAAGCTTTCAGATTTTATTAACGCGTTTCCTATTTGGGCAACATATTCTCCaattaattttgagattttgtcttttttttttttttcacatactatttttgttttgatactctaaaaataaataaaaaagtaataaatttcaaatatttatcatttattatagCAATATATTGTAGCTTCACATGTTATGCAACTCTCATATGTCCATGTTGTTAAAggaaatatatttcattaatttattttgtgtttcatGTTTACAATTTTGTCTTAacttccattttttattttttatagtaattactcaatgaaattaaaaatatatatatatatatatatatatatatatatatatatgtatatttgttgataatttaattggtttGCTTTCCAAGAGGAGGAAATAAATACTAGGAATCCNTATTTGTAACTCTATAAAGGTTTTTGTAACTcctataacaaaagaaagaagtacatt
The Camelina sativa cultivar DH55 chromosome 6, Cs, whole genome shotgun sequence genome window above contains:
- the LOC104792425 gene encoding polyadenylation and cleavage factor homolog 4-like; the encoded protein is MDNSRRPFDRSRDPGPMKKPRLSEEPIRPVNPNVRQFSSQRTLGTAAAVTVPQPATSRFRVSGRETESNIVSDPSREAYQPQPVHPHYELVNQYKSALAELTFNSKPIITNLTIIAGENVHAAKAVVSTICNNILEVPSDQKLPTLYLLDSIVKNIGRDYIKYFGARLPEVFVKAYRQVDPPMHSNMRHLFGTWKGVFHPQTLQLIEKELGFNAKSDGSAAVVSTARGDPQSQRPPHSIHVNPKYLERQRLQQSGRTKGMVTDVPEIEPNLTRDSDRLERVSSIASGGSWIGSAKVNTIRRPSEPLYEKDIESIAGEYDYASDLPHNSRSVIKKVGSRVTDDGCEKPWYGAMSRGPDLISDQRDGLHTKSRTSNYGIARIENLESSGPSRNIGVPYDSWKNSEEEEFMWDMHSRLSETDVATINPKNELLAPDESERLGSETHLIKRPRFSALDPRFDPVNSTYSNEQKDPSIYGHWTSSPQSLHDSEVFSSINATSTAARKGIQPQPRVVGSGILPSLDRQSPLQDSTSKQNVTKQDVRRAHSLPQRDPRASRFPAKSQNVPRDDSVRLPSSSSQFKNAIMRELPDASQVGIFDSKSATANASDLSIASQATGQSNMSDLLEAVMKSGILSINSTCGALKESSQNEVNPGVLAALSAATKPKTLPIPVADDNLLARLKVEQSSAPLVSCAASLAGITSVQTSEENSKAADPLSCLLSSLVSKGLISASKTELPSPPSITQDHSPDHSTNSSMSVSVVPSDAQPSVSVKKGPSTAPKVKELVAPSETTKNEPEDLIGLKFRADKIREVHPLVISSLFDDIPHLCTSCGIRLKEKEELDRHLELHEKKKLELSGTNSKCRVWFPKVDDWIAAKSGELEPEYEEILSEPESAIEDTPAVAADETQCACILCGEVFEDYFSHETAQWMFKGASYLTDSPANSEASGPIVHARCLTTSSLQSLEVGNAIKQEIVE